Proteins encoded in a region of the Candidatus Omnitrophota bacterium genome:
- a CDS encoding sugar ABC transporter permease, whose product MQIKKTKTILSNYLFVLPAVLLFCTFHVYPFINVFRYSLFQWDGISPAMKFIGLANFKDIFTANSQWWYSMWHAFYITLLTLIFQNGLALILALACDRAIKGAQTYRMIFFLPPVLSGIVVGLIWQWIYDGNYGLLNYWLTRMGIGHLARAWLADPKTALTCVGVVHMWKGFGWGFIILLAGLQSIPRELYEAAKVDGAGAWDSFVRVTVPLMIPVFVLVVILTILNTMQIYDLIVSLTGGGPGYHTEVPITRILASMRGGSQLGYACALGVVFGLILLAISFAQIQGSKLVKQE is encoded by the coding sequence ATGCAAATAAAAAAAACAAAAACGATACTATCTAACTATCTTTTTGTCCTGCCGGCTGTTCTTTTGTTTTGCACGTTTCACGTATATCCTTTTATCAATGTATTCCGCTATTCTCTTTTTCAGTGGGACGGTATATCTCCCGCCATGAAATTCATAGGCCTTGCCAATTTCAAGGACATTTTTACCGCCAATTCCCAGTGGTGGTATTCCATGTGGCACGCTTTTTATATCACACTGCTTACTCTGATATTTCAGAATGGTTTGGCATTAATACTGGCGCTTGCCTGTGACAGGGCGATAAAAGGCGCCCAGACCTACAGGATGATATTTTTTCTGCCGCCCGTGCTTTCAGGAATAGTGGTAGGCCTTATTTGGCAGTGGATATACGACGGCAATTACGGGCTTTTGAACTATTGGCTTACGAGGATGGGCATAGGCCATCTTGCCCGCGCCTGGCTGGCTGACCCCAAAACAGCGCTAACATGTGTGGGGGTTGTCCATATGTGGAAAGGTTTTGGGTGGGGTTTTATTATATTGCTGGCCGGATTACAGTCAATACCGCGGGAATTATATGAAGCCGCTAAAGTGGACGGCGCCGGCGCCTGGGACTCCTTTGTAAGGGTCACGGTGCCCCTTATGATACCTGTTTTTGTCCTTGTTGTGATACTTACCATATTAAATACTATGCAGATATACGACCTTATAGTTTCTCTTACGGGCGGCGGCCCCGGATATCACACGGAAGTTCCTATTACAAGGATATTGGCTTCTATGAGAGGCGGTTCCCAGCTTGGTTATGCGTGCGCGCTTGGCGTAGTGTTCGGCTTGATACTTCTGGCTATTTCGTTCGCGCAGATACAGGGTTCAAAGCTTGTGAAGCAGGAGTAA
- a CDS encoding carbohydrate ABC transporter permease — translation MQKPAYYKAKQFLLTYLTHILLIIVSASCILPLLWMFASSLKTQATVFTDMSLWPANPHWENFYIAWTRGGFGKYFFNSLFYTIVVVVSVVFVTSMAAYGISRLKIPGKNIIFFVFLAAMMIPIPGVFVALYVLLNKLGFLNPNTGFSFLDNMIMRIGYMLPLINSGLSLGIYILKTFFDKMPGDLEDSGRIDGCSKFGIYWHIALPLAKPAIAVIVIFNTLTVWNEYLLAMLVLTGKSLMPLTRALMVFRGTHITEYPLLMSGMSITVIPIIIIYLFLQKHIIAGITAGAVKG, via the coding sequence ATGCAAAAACCGGCATACTACAAAGCCAAGCAGTTTTTACTAACATATCTGACCCATATTCTGCTTATTATTGTGTCAGCCAGCTGTATACTGCCTTTGCTGTGGATGTTTGCCTCAAGCCTTAAAACCCAGGCAACTGTTTTTACGGACATGAGCCTGTGGCCGGCTAATCCCCACTGGGAAAATTTTTATATTGCCTGGACAAGAGGCGGGTTCGGAAAGTATTTTTTTAACAGCCTTTTCTATACCATTGTTGTCGTAGTAAGCGTGGTTTTTGTCACTTCAATGGCGGCATATGGCATATCAAGGCTTAAGATACCCGGTAAGAATATCATATTTTTTGTGTTTCTGGCCGCCATGATGATACCAATACCCGGAGTTTTCGTCGCTCTTTATGTATTATTGAACAAGCTTGGTTTTTTAAATCCTAATACAGGGTTTTCTTTCCTTGACAATATGATTATGAGGATAGGGTATATGCTGCCTCTGATTAATAGCGGATTATCGCTGGGTATCTATATATTAAAGACATTTTTTGATAAGATGCCCGGGGATTTAGAAGATTCGGGCAGGATAGACGGTTGTTCCAAATTCGGCATATACTGGCACATAGCGCTTCCTTTGGCCAAGCCCGCTATAGCGGTTATTGTTATTTTTAACACTCTGACCGTTTGGAATGAATACCTGCTTGCCATGCTGGTTTTGACCGGAAAGAGCCTGATGCCCCTTACGAGGGCTTTGATGGTATTCAGAGGGACCCATATCACGGAATATCCTCTTCTTATGTCAGGCATGTCCATAACCGTAATTCCTATAATAATAATCTATCTTTTTTTGCAGAAACACATAATAGCAGGCATAACGGCAGGGGCGGTAAAGGGATGA
- a CDS encoding PilZ domain-containing protein, translating to MTRHYSGRRKYIRLDSCFPVEFSLSLCADNPARQYQGFTCDVSEGGICLKAKGLSPEQEKILSEKGSELDLIIHMPLRGKPVPARAEIMWTSKPRQSPDSGQGIDIGLQYSAIDDADRARVINYARRLKWLPRIAALLFLALFFFMFILAFYHIKSIGINKFLVRRVVSISMIKSRIERQLNEVRVRKDMLESGLSKGTADEDNLRSQIAFIEKRADEEKLRLKSMLEQSDLEKKRIESQIDNLQAGQEGANSMASMVIESRLSRINSDTELLQMELEEVLKKAALEKKTLEGRLQSLKQENEALKKGLKSTFEDEELLEEQLAGLRYESGGVEKAGIERMFEWVKLRQVRKTGLVLSYEGDPSLKDWAFIYDQALAAQAFIFMDEPERAKNVLDFFNNKAALSEGLFYNAYDAKTADPREYTVHSGPNIWVAISACQYTYWMGNAQFLEMAERIALKMIGMQSASPDGSISGGPGVNWVSTEHNIDAYALFNMLYRLTNKQEYASAALKALDWLKTSGYNSQEARFMRGKGDATIATDTFSWAIAALGPKALLNNGMDPDGIMEFAEKECRVRVKFYRPSGSVIDVTGFDFSKAGNMARGGIVSTEWTAQMIVALKIMADYYKIAGDTVKQNVYGSKAEYYLAQLGQMVISSPSPTGQGQGCLPYASIDNVDTGHGWRVACGRRTGSVAGTIYYIFAYTGYNPLSLDI from the coding sequence ATGACCCGACATTATAGCGGACGCAGAAAATACATAAGGCTGGATTCATGTTTTCCTGTTGAATTCAGCCTTTCTCTTTGCGCGGATAATCCTGCCCGCCAATACCAGGGCTTTACATGTGATGTGTCCGAAGGAGGGATATGCCTTAAAGCAAAAGGCCTGTCTCCCGAGCAGGAAAAGATTCTATCAGAGAAAGGGTCTGAATTGGATTTAATTATACACATGCCTCTAAGAGGCAAGCCTGTGCCGGCCAGAGCGGAAATCATGTGGACAAGCAAACCGCGCCAAAGCCCGGATAGCGGGCAGGGTATTGATATAGGCCTTCAATATTCTGCCATAGATGACGCTGACAGGGCCAGGGTTATAAATTATGCCCGCAGGCTCAAATGGCTGCCGCGTATCGCGGCGCTGTTGTTTCTTGCGCTATTTTTTTTCATGTTTATACTCGCTTTCTACCATATTAAATCTATAGGCATAAATAAGTTCCTGGTAAGGCGCGTAGTTTCTATTTCAATGATAAAATCGCGCATAGAGCGCCAGCTAAATGAGGTCAGGGTAAGGAAGGACATGCTGGAGTCCGGGCTGTCAAAGGGCACGGCTGATGAAGACAATCTTAGGTCGCAAATAGCATTTATTGAAAAAAGAGCCGATGAAGAAAAGCTTAGGCTCAAGTCCATGCTGGAGCAGTCGGACCTTGAGAAAAAAAGAATTGAATCCCAGATTGATAATCTTCAGGCAGGGCAGGAAGGCGCTAACAGCATGGCTTCCATGGTCATAGAGTCAAGGCTTTCCCGGATTAATTCCGATACTGAACTTTTGCAGATGGAATTAGAAGAGGTCCTTAAGAAGGCCGCGCTTGAGAAAAAGACGCTTGAAGGAAGGCTTCAATCACTTAAGCAGGAAAATGAAGCGTTAAAAAAAGGATTGAAGTCAACGTTTGAAGACGAGGAATTACTGGAAGAACAGCTTGCCGGATTAAGGTATGAAAGCGGCGGCGTTGAAAAGGCCGGCATAGAACGTATGTTTGAATGGGTAAAGTTGAGACAGGTCAGAAAGACCGGCCTTGTATTAAGCTATGAAGGAGACCCCTCGCTTAAGGACTGGGCGTTTATTTACGACCAGGCGCTTGCGGCGCAGGCCTTTATTTTTATGGACGAACCCGAACGGGCTAAAAACGTCCTTGACTTTTTTAACAATAAAGCCGCGCTTAGCGAAGGCCTGTTTTATAATGCCTATGACGCAAAAACAGCCGACCCGAGAGAGTACACCGTTCATTCGGGCCCTAATATATGGGTGGCTATATCTGCCTGTCAATATACCTACTGGATGGGCAATGCCCAATTTCTTGAGATGGCTGAAAGAATAGCCTTGAAAATGATCGGTATGCAGTCCGCGTCACCGGATGGAAGCATTAGCGGAGGCCCCGGCGTCAACTGGGTCAGCACAGAACATAATATTGATGCTTATGCCTTATTCAACATGCTCTACAGGTTGACCAATAAACAGGAGTATGCCTCTGCCGCGCTGAAAGCGCTTGATTGGCTTAAAACGTCAGGTTATAATAGCCAGGAAGCCAGGTTTATGCGGGGCAAAGGAGATGCCACTATTGCCACAGATACCTTTTCCTGGGCCATAGCCGCCCTGGGGCCAAAGGCGCTTTTAAATAACGGTATGGATCCCGATGGTATAATGGAATTTGCCGAAAAGGAATGCAGGGTACGGGTGAAGTTTTACAGGCCATCCGGCAGTGTTATTGATGTGACGGGCTTTGATTTTTCTAAGGCCGGCAATATGGCCCGCGGAGGAATCGTTTCAACGGAATGGACCGCGCAGATGATAGTCGCGTTAAAAATAATGGCTGATTATTATAAGATTGCCGGCGATACTGTCAAACAGAACGTATATGGTTCCAAGGCCGAGTATTATCTGGCGCAACTCGGCCAGATGGTCATATCGTCGCCATCTCCCACGGGCCAGGGCCAGGGCTGCCTTCCATACGCGTCTATTGACAATGTTGACACAGGACATGGCTGGCGTGTCGCCTGCGGCCGGCGGACAGGTTCTGTAGCCGGCACGATTTATTATATATTTGCTTATACAGGTTATAACCCGCTCTCCCTTGATATCTGA
- a CDS encoding glycoside hydrolase family 2 TIM barrel-domain containing protein — MIKNNYFLRGLRFCLLAFLIPACGFFVSGCAENIVFEENPVFKLSDKGSEEIINYERYGRFDGAGTSAYSYSIIDQAGLSKAAGEGIHPNSSAVLKDPLYKELKQSGALDGTHWDFINKPQYAKNFYKWAVAAEERGVKLFYTALALERAGCIKQAIKAYYAIVVHFPKTIGWTYWKTPWYVGQAAIDRINFLCRQYPQLGLRLEGAYIIVDNSYDDNPKTDVFLVDPGRIVKVKSSRVYDYARRKDLPRKNIIKSTNGDFVKLVQYEDRSWQLLVDGKPYIVKGVAYEPSKIGQSPDQGTLEDWMQYDYNKNNKIDGPYDAWVDHNRNDIQDPEEKPVGDFRLLWEMGCNTIRVYNHASNKPLLKDLYENFGIMSLMGDFLGAYAVGSGASWYKGTDYSDPVQQQNMLDNLKKMVEEHKQEKYVLMWVLGNENNYGVANSAKRDPVSYYRFANKAAELIKSIDPYHRPVVISNGEVKFIDIFAKECPAVDVFGLNAYRGDYGFGHLWLTAKRETDRPVLITEYGCPAYNGYTDAETAEDQQAQYLKNCWIDVVSNSNGWGQGNAIGAVLFEWSDEWWKAYEPYMHDTKPLWAGNFPGGWMYEEWLGIASQGSGKNSPFQRVLRKSYYEYKKLWRG, encoded by the coding sequence ATGATAAAGAATAATTATTTTCTAAGAGGCTTGAGGTTTTGCCTATTAGCTTTTTTAATTCCGGCTTGCGGTTTTTTCGTATCAGGTTGCGCTGAAAATATTGTATTTGAAGAAAATCCGGTTTTTAAGCTTTCCGATAAGGGTAGTGAAGAGATAATTAACTATGAAAGATACGGCAGGTTTGACGGCGCGGGAACGTCGGCTTACAGTTATTCCATAATTGATCAGGCCGGACTTTCCAAGGCTGCCGGAGAAGGTATTCATCCCAACTCGTCGGCTGTTCTAAAGGACCCGTTGTATAAAGAGCTTAAACAATCGGGAGCGTTGGACGGCACGCACTGGGATTTTATTAACAAGCCTCAATACGCAAAGAATTTTTATAAATGGGCCGTGGCTGCCGAGGAAAGAGGTGTAAAGCTTTTTTATACCGCCCTTGCCCTTGAAAGGGCCGGTTGTATAAAACAGGCGATTAAAGCCTACTATGCCATTGTTGTCCATTTTCCGAAAACCATAGGCTGGACATACTGGAAAACCCCGTGGTATGTCGGCCAGGCGGCCATAGACAGGATAAATTTCTTGTGCCGGCAATACCCCCAGCTTGGTTTAAGGCTTGAAGGCGCTTATATTATCGTTGATAATTCTTACGATGATAATCCCAAAACGGATGTTTTTTTGGTAGACCCCGGCAGGATAGTGAAGGTCAAATCTTCGCGGGTATATGATTATGCCAGGAGAAAAGATCTGCCGCGGAAGAACATAATAAAATCAACCAACGGCGATTTCGTAAAGCTCGTCCAGTATGAGGACAGGTCGTGGCAGCTTTTAGTTGACGGTAAGCCTTATATCGTAAAAGGGGTTGCTTATGAGCCGAGCAAGATAGGCCAGAGCCCCGACCAGGGCACTCTTGAGGATTGGATGCAGTATGACTACAACAAAAATAATAAGATAGACGGGCCATATGACGCGTGGGTTGATCACAACAGAAACGATATACAGGATCCGGAAGAAAAGCCCGTCGGCGATTTCAGGCTTTTATGGGAAATGGGCTGTAATACCATAAGGGTTTATAACCATGCCTCAAATAAACCCTTGTTAAAGGATCTGTATGAAAACTTTGGCATTATGTCGCTTATGGGGGATTTTTTAGGCGCTTATGCCGTAGGCTCGGGCGCCAGCTGGTACAAGGGGACGGATTATTCAGACCCCGTACAACAGCAGAACATGCTTGATAACCTGAAGAAAATGGTTGAGGAGCATAAACAGGAAAAATATGTGCTTATGTGGGTCCTGGGAAATGAAAATAATTACGGTGTTGCCAATAGCGCCAAGCGCGATCCGGTGTCATATTACAGATTCGCTAATAAGGCCGCTGAATTGATAAAATCCATAGACCCATATCATAGGCCTGTGGTAATAAGCAACGGCGAAGTAAAGTTTATTGATATATTCGCCAAAGAATGCCCTGCCGTGGATGTCTTCGGCCTGAACGCTTACCGCGGGGATTATGGTTTTGGCCATCTCTGGCTGACGGCAAAACGCGAAACAGACAGGCCTGTCTTGATAACGGAATACGGCTGCCCGGCTTACAATGGATATACGGATGCCGAAACGGCAGAGGACCAGCAGGCGCAATATCTTAAAAATTGCTGGATAGACGTTGTTTCCAATTCCAACGGCTGGGGCCAGGGTAACGCTATAGGGGCTGTCTTGTTTGAGTGGTCGGATGAATGGTGGAAGGCCTATGAACCGTATATGCATGATACCAAACCTCTGTGGGCTGGCAATTTTCCCGGAGGATGGATGTATGAGGAATGGCTCGGCATCGCGTCGCAGGGTTCAGGGAAGAACAGCCCGTTTCAGAGAGTCTTAAGAAAGTCGTATTATGAATATAAAAAGTTGTGGAGAGGTTAA
- a CDS encoding extracellular solute-binding protein, with amino-acid sequence MNKFISLILAAGLAGIAGCAPSAVETKGPEKILVWHWMTDREEAFDELARRYKSLTGTNVQFELYAPTDAYDEKIKGAAQTQTLPDIFGVLADKRVIASFINAGHILNLGPYMAQDNGKWENTFYEKALNVNRFLDNNEFAVTPGIYAAPIDVMNIQMVYNKDLFKKAGLDPDNPPKNWADFLDAGNKLNAAGIQGMVSGWGEIWMIDCLASNYAYNIMGEEKFIKTLTGEVAYTDPDWIKVFGLFRDMRDNNLLASGIVTMVNKHAEQMFANQRAAIAFNGSWCVNVYHGMNPDLNYGAMLPPAYSDKHPMMVWGGAGASFMVNARSAHREKVVEFLKWLTAKDQQAYLSTQTRNLPANKDSLGAIPEVLAQFVDDMDLVNHPNNLNVSEFPRVIEARSKGIQSVIIGEKTPEEVALEVQAVKLRELQKSQGKD; translated from the coding sequence ATGAATAAATTTATATCACTTATATTAGCGGCCGGACTGGCCGGTATTGCCGGCTGCGCGCCAAGCGCGGTTGAAACTAAGGGCCCCGAGAAAATACTTGTGTGGCATTGGATGACCGACAGGGAAGAAGCCTTTGACGAATTGGCAAGAAGATACAAATCTCTTACAGGCACCAATGTTCAGTTTGAACTGTATGCTCCGACAGACGCGTATGATGAGAAAATAAAAGGCGCCGCCCAGACTCAGACCTTACCTGATATTTTCGGAGTTCTCGCGGACAAAAGGGTGATCGCGTCGTTTATTAATGCCGGCCATATCTTAAATCTTGGCCCATACATGGCACAGGATAACGGAAAATGGGAGAATACCTTTTACGAAAAAGCGCTGAACGTAAACAGGTTTTTGGATAATAATGAATTTGCCGTTACGCCCGGTATATACGCCGCGCCGATAGATGTTATGAATATCCAGATGGTATATAATAAAGACCTGTTTAAGAAAGCCGGGCTTGACCCTGATAATCCTCCGAAAAACTGGGCTGATTTTCTTGATGCCGGCAATAAACTCAATGCCGCCGGTATACAGGGCATGGTAAGCGGCTGGGGCGAGATATGGATGATAGACTGCCTTGCTTCAAATTATGCTTATAATATAATGGGCGAGGAAAAATTTATAAAGACATTAACAGGCGAAGTTGCTTATACTGATCCTGACTGGATAAAGGTTTTTGGCCTTTTCAGGGATATGAGGGATAATAACCTGCTTGCCAGCGGTATCGTTACCATGGTCAATAAGCATGCTGAACAGATGTTTGCCAATCAGCGCGCGGCCATAGCCTTTAACGGTTCGTGGTGCGTTAACGTGTATCACGGTATGAACCCGGATCTGAATTACGGCGCAATGCTGCCGCCGGCCTATTCTGATAAACATCCTATGATGGTATGGGGCGGGGCCGGAGCCAGCTTTATGGTGAACGCCAGAAGCGCGCACAGGGAAAAAGTGGTTGAGTTTTTGAAATGGCTTACCGCGAAAGACCAGCAGGCATACCTGTCAACCCAGACCAGAAACTTGCCGGCTAATAAAGACAGCCTCGGCGCGATACCCGAAGTGCTTGCGCAGTTTGTTGATGATATGGATTTGGTCAACCATCCCAACAATCTTAATGTATCGGAATTTCCCAGGGTAATTGAGGCAAGGAGCAAGGGAATACAGTCTGTTATCATTGGAGAAAAAACACCTGAAGAGGTTGCGTTAGAGGTGCAAGCGGTTAAGCTGCGCGAACTTCAAAAATCCCAGGGCAAGGATTAA
- a CDS encoding glycoside hydrolase family 2 TIM barrel-domain containing protein, producing MINKKFKLKPKKQNSNKKFILFVLALFFMLLLGICVALIVKFSSKPGVAIQKNSKGDYVLTVNNKPYIVRGVCYNPTPVGEGPIYNWWGNPAKPWIADGSLMKEAGINTVRFYEPGGKPEQVKSVISDFYEKYGIRSVMGHGLGFWDYPHANYADIDFRQKIKKQVYQMVQAYKREPGVMAWVLGNEANYSFDGSMNSWSTPELDAIENAKDRQLAKAKIYYTFLNDLARIVKTIDPTRPVGFGNGELGSIEIAKEYCPDFDFAGIIIYRGKSFGNLFRQLKERYGKPCMIIEFGCDSYNALKQEPDEESQAFFLKTLWQEVDYNTYRGKGEGNCLGGLIFSWTDEWWKSNQDDPKTWSIHNTEASWTNASYYFDTEGNPNMNEEWFGIVSVSSEKENGIDKRLPKRSYGVLKELWLLEDKPGRN from the coding sequence ATGATAAATAAAAAGTTTAAGCTAAAACCAAAAAAGCAAAATTCCAATAAAAAATTTATCCTATTTGTACTGGCCCTATTTTTTATGCTGTTATTAGGCATTTGCGTTGCTCTGATAGTAAAGTTTTCTTCAAAACCGGGAGTCGCTATACAAAAAAATTCAAAAGGGGATTATGTTTTGACCGTAAATAATAAACCCTATATAGTAAGGGGTGTCTGCTACAATCCAACACCTGTAGGAGAGGGCCCTATATATAATTGGTGGGGCAACCCTGCCAAGCCCTGGATTGCTGATGGAAGTCTTATGAAAGAGGCCGGCATTAATACCGTCCGGTTCTATGAACCCGGAGGCAAGCCCGAGCAGGTAAAGTCGGTGATATCTGATTTTTATGAAAAATACGGTATACGCTCTGTTATGGGCCATGGGCTTGGTTTTTGGGACTATCCTCATGCCAATTATGCCGATATTGATTTCAGGCAGAAAATAAAAAAGCAGGTATACCAAATGGTCCAGGCCTACAAGCGAGAACCCGGAGTCATGGCATGGGTTTTGGGCAATGAGGCCAATTATTCGTTTGACGGGAGCATGAATTCCTGGTCGACACCCGAGTTGGATGCTATTGAGAATGCCAAAGACAGACAGCTTGCCAAGGCCAAAATATACTACACTTTTTTAAACGACCTTGCGCGCATCGTAAAAACAATCGATCCTACAAGGCCTGTGGGTTTCGGTAACGGTGAACTTGGAAGCATAGAGATAGCTAAGGAGTATTGCCCTGATTTTGATTTTGCCGGCATTATTATTTACAGGGGAAAATCTTTCGGAAATCTTTTTCGCCAGCTTAAAGAAAGATATGGCAAGCCTTGCATGATTATAGAATTTGGTTGCGATTCGTACAATGCCCTTAAACAGGAACCCGACGAGGAAAGCCAGGCTTTTTTCCTGAAAACATTGTGGCAGGAAGTGGATTATAATACCTATCGCGGAAAAGGGGAAGGCAACTGCCTGGGAGGGCTTATATTTTCATGGACCGACGAATGGTGGAAAAGCAACCAGGATGACCCCAAAACATGGTCTATCCATAATACAGAGGCGAGTTGGACAAACGCCTCTTATTATTTTGACACAGAAGGCAACCCCAATATGAATGAAGAGTGGTTTGGCATTGTTTCAGTCAGCTCTGAAAAAGAAAACGGCATAGATAAAAGGCTTCCAAAGAGGTCTTACGGTGTTTTAAAAGAACTATGGCTTTTAGAAGATAAGCCGGGCCGTAACTGA